Proteins encoded within one genomic window of Mycolicibacterium aubagnense:
- a CDS encoding NUDIX hydrolase yields MSDTLHASVVSALRDWPAPDPDQDSLRHAVAAFVAARPDACRRACVPGHITASALVLDHTRTSALLTLHPRLGRWVQLGGHCEDVDTDIRAAALREATEESGITGLRISAVPAALHVHALTCSLGVPTRHLDVQYLAIAPEHAEIHCSDESLDLRWWPLDALPDPDPGLERLARAAQTSVE; encoded by the coding sequence ATGAGCGACACCCTGCACGCCTCGGTCGTCAGTGCGCTACGAGATTGGCCGGCGCCGGACCCCGATCAGGACTCGTTGCGGCACGCTGTCGCGGCATTCGTCGCAGCCCGCCCCGACGCCTGCCGGCGCGCGTGCGTGCCCGGGCACATCACCGCGTCGGCGCTCGTGCTCGACCACACCCGGACCAGTGCCCTGCTCACCCTGCACCCGCGTTTGGGCCGTTGGGTGCAACTCGGCGGCCATTGCGAAGACGTCGACACCGACATCCGGGCCGCCGCGCTGCGCGAGGCCACCGAAGAATCCGGCATCACCGGACTGCGGATCTCCGCGGTGCCCGCCGCGCTGCACGTCCACGCCCTGACGTGCTCACTGGGCGTGCCGACCCGGCACCTCGACGTGCAATATCTGGCTATCGCACCGGAGCACGCCGAAATCCATTGCAGCGATGAATCCCTGGATCTGCGTTGGTGGCCGCTGGACGCGCTCCCGGACCCGGACCCCGGTCTGGAGCGGCTCGCGCGGGCCGCTCAGACGTCCGTCGAGTAA
- the manB gene encoding mannose-1-phosphate guanylyltransferase, translating into MNPVDVDAVILVGGQGTRLRPLTLSAPKPMLPTAGVPFLSHLLARIAAAGIRHVVLGTSYKAEVFEQEFGDGSKLGLEIEYVVEDEARGTGGGIANVAPKLRHPTAMVFNGDVLSGLDLGAMLASHLERQADVTLHLVRVSDPRAFGCVPTDSEGVVTAFLEKTQDPPTDQINAGCYLFQRAVIDEIPTGREVSVEREVFPKLLSDGFKVCGYVDATYWRDMGTPDDFVRGSADLVRGIAPSPVLDGHRGESLVHEGAAVAPGALLIGGTVVGRGAEIGAGARLDGAVIFDGVKIEAGSVIERSIIGFGARIGPRALIRDGVIGDGANIGARCELLRGARVWPGVTIPDGGIRYSTDV; encoded by the coding sequence GTGAATCCGGTTGACGTCGACGCGGTCATCCTGGTGGGTGGGCAGGGCACCCGGCTGCGGCCGCTGACCCTTTCGGCGCCGAAGCCGATGCTGCCGACCGCGGGTGTGCCGTTCCTGTCGCACCTGCTTGCCAGGATCGCGGCCGCGGGCATCCGCCACGTGGTGCTGGGCACCTCGTACAAGGCGGAGGTGTTCGAGCAGGAATTCGGCGACGGTTCCAAGCTGGGCCTGGAGATCGAATACGTCGTGGAGGACGAGGCCCGGGGCACCGGTGGCGGTATCGCCAACGTGGCGCCCAAGCTGCGCCACCCGACCGCCATGGTGTTCAACGGCGACGTGCTCTCCGGTCTGGACCTCGGCGCGATGCTGGCCAGCCACCTCGAGCGCCAGGCCGATGTCACGCTGCATCTGGTGCGGGTGAGTGACCCGCGGGCGTTCGGTTGTGTGCCAACCGATTCCGAGGGTGTGGTCACGGCGTTCCTGGAGAAGACCCAGGACCCGCCGACCGACCAGATCAACGCGGGCTGCTACCTGTTCCAGCGTGCGGTGATCGACGAGATCCCCACCGGCCGTGAGGTGTCGGTCGAACGTGAGGTCTTCCCGAAGCTGCTCTCCGACGGTTTCAAGGTGTGCGGCTACGTCGACGCCACCTACTGGCGCGACATGGGTACGCCCGACGACTTCGTCCGCGGCTCAGCGGATCTGGTCCGCGGTATCGCGCCGTCGCCGGTGCTCGACGGGCACCGCGGCGAGAGCCTGGTGCACGAGGGCGCCGCGGTGGCGCCCGGCGCCCTGTTGATCGGCGGGACCGTGGTGGGCCGCGGCGCCGAGATCGGTGCCGGTGCCAGGCTGGACGGCGCGGTGATCTTCGACGGCGTGAAGATCGAGGCCGGGTCGGTGATCGAGCGGTCCATCATCGGATTCGGCGCCCGGATCGGCCCGCGGGCGCTGATCCGCGACGGCGTGATCGGCGACGGTGCCAACATCGGCGCCCGCTGCGAGCTGCTGCGCGGTGCCCGGGTGTGGCCGGGGGTCACCATCCCGGACGGCGGAATTCGTTACTCGACGGACGTCTGA
- a CDS encoding glycosyltransferase family 2 protein: protein MPDRPLLVVTVTYSPGPHLDRFLKTLAHATERRLLVVMADNGSTDGAPEAALERYADVELFRTGGNLGYGTAVNRAVAAYLDTPDSVVDQEFFVVVNPDVQWGPHSIDELFAGAARWPAAGSVGPLIRDPDGSVYPSARHQPSLIRGGMHAVVGPFWKSNPWTAAYRQDRLEPSERAVGWLSGSCLLLRTKAFRQIGGFDENYFMYMEDVDLGDRLGRAGWQNVYVPAAEILHDKGHSTGRDPARNLAAHHRSTYTFLADRHPHWWQAPLRWTIKSALTARERAVVGNSRRKRRRAH from the coding sequence GTGCCGGACCGCCCGCTGCTCGTGGTGACGGTGACCTATTCACCTGGCCCGCATCTGGACCGTTTCCTGAAGACGTTGGCGCACGCCACCGAGCGCCGGCTGCTGGTGGTGATGGCTGACAACGGATCGACCGACGGCGCGCCCGAGGCGGCCCTGGAGCGCTATGCCGACGTCGAGTTGTTCCGCACGGGCGGAAACCTCGGCTACGGCACCGCGGTCAACCGCGCGGTGGCGGCCTACCTCGACACGCCGGACAGCGTCGTCGACCAGGAGTTCTTCGTGGTGGTCAACCCGGACGTGCAATGGGGGCCGCACAGTATCGACGAGTTGTTCGCCGGTGCGGCGCGCTGGCCGGCCGCGGGTTCGGTGGGTCCGCTGATCCGCGACCCCGACGGTTCGGTCTATCCGTCGGCCCGGCATCAGCCGAGCCTGATCCGTGGCGGCATGCACGCGGTGGTGGGTCCGTTCTGGAAGTCCAACCCGTGGACGGCGGCTTACCGCCAAGACCGGCTGGAGCCCAGCGAACGCGCGGTCGGCTGGTTGTCCGGTTCGTGTTTGTTGTTGCGCACCAAGGCGTTCCGGCAGATCGGCGGATTCGACGAGAACTACTTCATGTACATGGAGGACGTCGACCTCGGTGACCGGCTGGGGCGCGCGGGCTGGCAGAACGTGTACGTGCCGGCCGCCGAAATCCTGCACGACAAGGGACATTCCACCGGACGCGACCCGGCCCGGAATCTGGCCGCGCACCACCGCAGTACCTACACATTCCTCGCAGACCGGCATCCACACTGGTGGCAGGCCCCGCTGCGGTGGACCATCAAGTCGGCCCTGACCGCACGCGAGCGCGCGGTGGTCGGCAATTCCAGGCGTAAGCGCCGTCGGGCACATTAG
- a CDS encoding LCP family protein, with protein sequence MTTVLVMVGTGMAWSSLRSLESGISRISTAALGGGGDDGAVDILLVGMDSRTDAHGNPLSEEELATLRAGDDVSTNTDTIILVRIPNNGRSATAISIPRDSYVQAPGLGKTKINGVFGQVKLEKMKELVEQQGEDPATAEPKAVEAGREALIKTVAKLTGVTVDHYAEVGLLGFALITDALGGVNVCLKNAVDEPLSGANFPAGWQKLGGPQALSFVRQRHDLPRGDLDRVTRQQVFMASLAHDIISGQTLSSPSTLSRLRQAVQRSVVLSDGWDIMDFVQQMQKLAGGNVAFATIPVLAEDGWSDDGTQSVVRVDPDQVQQWVAGLLQDQAAGKTEKLAYTPGNTTVDVANDSDVNGLAAAVSEVLTEKGFAAGKVGNNEADHVTSSQIQAAKSDDLGARAIAEQLGNLPVVENASVPSGAVRVVLSHDYTGPGSGLESGHHTTAQSASDTTDSGTATPVPASPVITAGASDPKCVD encoded by the coding sequence ATGACGACGGTGCTCGTGATGGTGGGCACCGGCATGGCCTGGAGCAGCCTGCGTTCGCTGGAATCGGGCATCAGCCGCATCAGCACCGCGGCCCTCGGCGGCGGGGGCGACGACGGTGCCGTCGACATCCTCCTCGTGGGCATGGACAGCCGCACCGACGCGCACGGAAACCCCTTGTCAGAGGAGGAACTCGCGACGCTGCGGGCCGGCGACGACGTGTCCACCAACACCGACACCATCATCCTGGTACGCATCCCCAACAACGGGCGCTCGGCCACCGCCATCTCCATTCCGCGCGACTCCTATGTGCAGGCGCCGGGGCTGGGCAAGACCAAGATCAACGGCGTCTTCGGTCAGGTGAAGCTCGAGAAGATGAAGGAACTCGTCGAGCAGCAAGGCGAGGATCCGGCCACCGCGGAACCCAAGGCCGTCGAGGCCGGACGCGAGGCGCTGATCAAAACCGTGGCAAAACTCACAGGCGTCACGGTCGATCACTACGCCGAAGTCGGGTTGCTCGGGTTCGCCTTGATCACCGACGCCCTCGGCGGGGTCAACGTATGTCTGAAAAACGCCGTCGACGAACCGTTGTCGGGAGCCAACTTCCCGGCCGGCTGGCAAAAGCTGGGCGGCCCGCAGGCGCTCAGCTTCGTGCGGCAGCGCCATGATCTGCCCCGCGGCGACCTGGACCGGGTAACCCGCCAACAGGTTTTCATGGCGTCGCTGGCGCACGACATCATCTCCGGACAGACCCTGTCCAGCCCCAGCACCCTGAGTCGGCTGCGGCAGGCCGTGCAGCGGTCCGTGGTGCTGTCCGACGGTTGGGACATCATGGATTTCGTCCAGCAGATGCAGAAGCTGGCGGGCGGCAATGTGGCGTTCGCCACCATCCCGGTGCTGGCCGAGGACGGCTGGAGCGACGACGGCACCCAGAGCGTCGTGCGGGTCGACCCCGACCAGGTACAGCAGTGGGTGGCCGGCCTGCTCCAGGACCAGGCCGCGGGCAAGACCGAGAAGCTAGCGTACACCCCGGGCAACACCACCGTCGATGTGGCCAACGACAGTGACGTCAACGGGCTGGCCGCGGCGGTGTCGGAGGTCCTCACCGAAAAGGGCTTCGCCGCAGGCAAAGTCGGCAACAACGAGGCCGACCACGTGACCTCGAGCCAGATCCAGGCCGCGAAGTCGGACGACCTCGGGGCGCGCGCCATTGCCGAGCAACTGGGCAATCTGCCCGTGGTGGAGAACGCCTCGGTGCCCAGCGGCGCGGTGCGCGTGGTGCTCTCGCACGACTACACGGGCCCCGGTTCCGGCCTGGAGAGCGGGCACCACACCACCGCCCAATCCGCTTCCGACACCACCGATTCCGGCACGGCCACACCGGTACCGGCATCCCCCGTCATCACCGCGGGTGCGTCCGATCCGAAGTGCGTCGACTGA
- a CDS encoding TIGR03089 family protein yields MTNLSSALLDPLLRTDPAGPRITYYDDATGERIEVSAVTLGNWAAKTANLLRDELGAGPGSRVAVLLPAHWQTAGVLFGIWYIGAEVVIGEPLPTECDVAMCTMDLIAEADDAVADATGTAEVVVLSLDPFGKPVPDLPIGVTDYATSVRVHGDQIVPERTPGPALAGRSVDDVLAEARSIAAAKGFTAQTRLLSTAPWGTTDELVANLLAVFAGGASLVQVAHPDAGALDRRRATEKVTADL; encoded by the coding sequence GTGACCAACCTCTCCAGCGCGCTCCTCGACCCGCTGCTGCGCACCGACCCGGCCGGCCCGCGCATCACGTACTACGACGACGCCACCGGCGAACGCATCGAGGTGTCGGCGGTGACGCTGGGCAACTGGGCCGCCAAGACCGCCAACCTGCTGCGTGACGAACTCGGCGCCGGCCCGGGCAGCCGGGTCGCGGTACTGCTGCCCGCGCACTGGCAGACCGCGGGCGTGTTGTTCGGCATCTGGTACATCGGCGCGGAAGTGGTTATCGGAGAACCGCTTCCGACGGAGTGCGACGTGGCGATGTGCACCATGGACCTCATCGCCGAAGCGGACGACGCAGTGGCCGATGCCACCGGCACCGCCGAAGTGGTGGTGCTGTCCCTCGACCCGTTCGGCAAGCCCGTCCCCGATCTGCCGATCGGCGTCACCGACTACGCGACATCCGTGCGTGTGCACGGCGATCAGATCGTGCCCGAACGCACGCCCGGTCCGGCGCTGGCCGGCCGTTCTGTCGACGACGTCCTCGCCGAGGCCCGGAGCATTGCCGCGGCAAAGGGATTCACCGCCCAGACCCGGCTGCTGTCGACAGCGCCGTGGGGTACCACCGACGAACTCGTGGCCAACCTGCTGGCGGTGTTCGCCGGCGGCGCGTCCCTGGTGCAGGTGGCCCACCCCGACGCGGGCGCCCTGGACCGGCGCCGCGCGACGGAGAAGGTCACTGCCGACCTGTAG
- a CDS encoding acyl-CoA dehydrogenase: MSIGNPSFDLFQLPEEHQELRAAIRALAEKEIAPYAAEVDEKARFPQEASDALTASGFNAVHVPEAFGGQGADSVAACIVIEEVARVDVSASLIPAVNKLGTMGLILNGSDDLKHKVLPDLVDGKLASYALSEREAGSDAAAMRTRAKADGDDWILNGAKAWITNGGASTWYTVMAVTDPDKGANGISAFMVHLDDEGFTIGPKERKLGIKGSPTVELYFENCRIPGDRIIGEPGTGFKTALATLDHTRPTIGAQAVGVAQGALDAAIAYTKDRKQFGKSISQFQGVEFMIADMAMKTEAARLMVYSAAARAERGEGNLGFISAASKCFASDVAMEVTTNAVQLFGGAGYTVDFPVERMMRDAKITQIYEGTNQIQRVVMSRALLR; encoded by the coding sequence ATGTCTATCGGTAACCCGTCATTCGATCTGTTTCAGCTGCCGGAAGAGCACCAGGAGCTTCGGGCCGCGATCCGTGCCCTCGCCGAGAAGGAAATCGCTCCCTACGCCGCCGAGGTCGATGAGAAGGCCCGGTTCCCCCAGGAGGCCAGTGACGCGCTGACGGCGTCGGGCTTCAATGCCGTCCACGTGCCCGAAGCGTTCGGCGGACAGGGTGCGGACTCGGTCGCCGCGTGCATCGTCATCGAGGAAGTGGCCCGGGTCGACGTCTCGGCGTCGCTGATCCCCGCGGTCAACAAGCTCGGCACCATGGGCCTGATCCTGAACGGGTCCGACGACCTGAAGCACAAGGTGCTGCCGGACCTGGTCGACGGCAAGCTGGCGTCGTACGCGCTGTCCGAGCGCGAGGCCGGCAGTGACGCGGCGGCCATGCGCACCCGCGCCAAGGCCGACGGCGACGACTGGATTCTCAACGGCGCCAAGGCGTGGATCACCAACGGTGGCGCGTCGACCTGGTACACCGTCATGGCGGTGACCGATCCCGACAAGGGCGCCAACGGCATCTCGGCGTTCATGGTGCACCTCGACGACGAGGGCTTCACCATCGGCCCGAAGGAACGCAAGCTCGGCATCAAGGGCTCGCCGACCGTCGAGCTGTACTTCGAGAACTGCCGCATCCCCGGCGACCGCATCATCGGTGAGCCCGGTACCGGCTTCAAGACCGCACTGGCGACGCTCGACCACACCCGTCCGACCATCGGCGCGCAGGCTGTCGGGGTGGCGCAGGGCGCGCTGGACGCGGCCATCGCGTACACCAAGGACCGCAAGCAGTTCGGCAAGTCCATCAGCCAGTTCCAGGGCGTCGAGTTCATGATCGCCGACATGGCGATGAAGACCGAGGCGGCGCGCCTGATGGTCTACAGCGCCGCCGCCCGCGCCGAGCGTGGTGAAGGCAACCTGGGCTTCATCTCCGCGGCGTCGAAGTGTTTCGCCTCGGACGTGGCGATGGAGGTGACCACCAACGCCGTGCAGCTGTTCGGTGGCGCCGGCTACACCGTCGACTTCCCGGTGGAGCGCATGATGCGCGACGCGAAGATCACCCAGATCTATGAGGGGACCAACCAGATTCAGCGGGTCGTGATGTCCCGCGCCCTGCTGCGCTGA
- a CDS encoding class I SAM-dependent methyltransferase, which yields MKSTFARYRSVGHKFVTGFMEPEVLLVAGALDEAQRARSVGGAVAEIGVHHGKLFIGLSLLQRDDEKSVAIDIFGDQDLNIDGSGAGDLAKFTSNVDVWSSMDGVVIHQGDSTKLTPEVLLEEAGAPIRFFSVDGGHTEEIVYSDMQLAEATLADGGIVIADDVFNEFWPGVAVGTLKYLDDGAGLAPFAIGFNKVFFTQPEYCDYYQAELESAAHRSARIQHTTSVFAGHPVLLLGPVTAVDVLRRSETLRTVYHRTYRELIRGLQKVSGQGR from the coding sequence ATGAAATCTACTTTCGCGCGGTACCGCAGCGTCGGCCACAAGTTCGTCACGGGATTCATGGAGCCGGAGGTGCTCCTGGTCGCCGGTGCACTGGATGAGGCCCAGCGGGCCAGGTCCGTCGGCGGCGCCGTCGCCGAGATCGGCGTACACCACGGCAAGCTGTTCATCGGGCTGAGCCTGTTGCAGCGGGATGACGAAAAGTCCGTTGCCATCGACATTTTCGGCGACCAGGACCTCAACATCGACGGCTCCGGTGCCGGTGACCTGGCGAAGTTCACCAGCAACGTCGACGTGTGGTCGTCGATGGACGGCGTGGTGATCCACCAGGGCGACTCCACCAAGCTGACCCCCGAGGTGCTGCTGGAGGAGGCGGGTGCGCCCATCCGGTTCTTCAGCGTCGACGGTGGGCACACCGAGGAGATCGTCTACAGCGACATGCAGCTCGCCGAGGCCACGCTGGCCGACGGCGGCATCGTCATCGCCGACGACGTCTTCAACGAGTTCTGGCCCGGCGTCGCGGTGGGCACGCTCAAGTACCTCGACGACGGAGCCGGCCTGGCCCCGTTCGCCATCGGATTCAACAAGGTGTTCTTCACCCAGCCGGAGTACTGCGACTACTACCAGGCCGAACTGGAGTCGGCAGCGCACCGTTCGGCCCGGATCCAGCACACGACCTCGGTTTTCGCCGGGCATCCGGTGCTGCTGCTCGGTCCGGTGACGGCCGTCGACGTCCTGCGCCGGAGCGAGACGTTGCGCACCGTCTATCACCGCACTTACCGCGAGCTGATCCGTGGTCTGCAGAAGGTGTCGGGTCAGGGGCGGTAA
- the purE gene encoding 5-(carboxyamino)imidazole ribonucleotide mutase, translated as MSEHAGKKGGPRVGLIMGSDSDWSVMEDAATALAEFEVPFEVGVVSAHRTPQRMLDYAKTAADRGVEVIIAGAGGAAHLPGMVASATPLPVIGVPVPLARLDGMDSLLSIVQMPAGVPVATVSIGGARNAGLLAVRILGSADAGLRARMQRFQGDLEQMVLAKDEALRNRLLGK; from the coding sequence ATGAGTGAGCACGCGGGCAAAAAGGGCGGCCCGCGGGTCGGCCTGATCATGGGCAGCGACAGCGACTGGTCGGTGATGGAGGATGCGGCCACCGCGCTCGCCGAGTTCGAGGTGCCGTTCGAGGTCGGCGTGGTGTCGGCGCACCGCACCCCGCAGCGCATGCTCGACTACGCCAAGACCGCCGCGGACCGGGGCGTCGAGGTGATCATCGCGGGCGCCGGCGGCGCGGCGCACTTGCCCGGGATGGTGGCGTCGGCCACCCCGCTGCCGGTGATCGGCGTACCGGTGCCGCTGGCCCGCCTCGACGGCATGGACTCGTTGCTGTCGATCGTGCAGATGCCCGCCGGGGTGCCGGTGGCCACGGTGTCGATCGGTGGCGCCCGCAACGCGGGCCTGCTGGCGGTACGCATCCTGGGGTCGGCCGATGCCGGTTTGCGTGCGCGGATGCAGCGCTTTCAGGGGGACCTGGAGCAAATGGTGCTCGCCAAGGACGAGGCCCTACGGAATCGGTTGCTGGGCAAGTAA
- a CDS encoding 5-(carboxyamino)imidazole ribonucleotide synthase, producing MIGGGQLARMTHQAAIALGQTLRVLAVAADEPAAQVSPAVVLGSHTDLDALRQVAAGATVLTFDHEHVPTELLQTLVADGVNVAPPPSALVHAQDKLVMRRRLAELGAPLPRYREVATVADLDAIDELAAEIGSGAGVGLVVKASRGGYDGKGVTLADDVAQARAAAEGYLADGVAVLVEEKVAMRRELAALVARSPFGQGAAWPVVHTVQEDGICVEVIAPASQLDPEVATAAEQLALRIADELGVVGVLAVELFETFDSALVVNELAMRPHNSGHWTMDGATTSQFEQHLRAVLDYPLGSTTPLAPVTVMANVLGAPTQPQMSMDERLHHLFGRLPEARVHLYGKGERPGRKIGHVNIVGAAGGSLDDEAYVAEVRERATRAAHWLSHGEWTDGWSAHE from the coding sequence ATGATCGGTGGCGGCCAGTTGGCCCGCATGACCCACCAGGCGGCCATCGCGCTCGGCCAGACCCTGCGGGTGCTGGCTGTCGCTGCCGACGAGCCCGCCGCCCAGGTGAGCCCGGCGGTGGTGCTGGGCTCGCACACCGACCTCGATGCGCTGCGTCAGGTGGCGGCCGGTGCGACGGTGCTGACGTTCGACCACGAGCACGTGCCCACTGAACTGCTGCAGACCCTCGTCGCGGACGGGGTCAATGTGGCCCCGCCGCCATCGGCGCTGGTGCACGCGCAGGACAAATTGGTGATGCGCCGGCGGCTGGCCGAACTCGGCGCGCCGCTGCCGCGCTACCGGGAGGTGGCCACCGTCGCCGATCTCGATGCCATCGACGAGCTCGCCGCCGAAATCGGCTCTGGGGCCGGCGTCGGCCTCGTCGTGAAGGCGAGCCGGGGCGGCTACGACGGCAAGGGCGTCACGTTGGCCGACGACGTTGCGCAGGCCCGCGCGGCCGCCGAGGGCTATCTGGCCGACGGTGTCGCCGTGCTGGTCGAGGAGAAGGTCGCCATGCGCCGCGAGCTGGCCGCGCTGGTGGCGCGTTCGCCGTTCGGGCAGGGCGCGGCGTGGCCGGTGGTGCACACCGTGCAGGAGGACGGCATCTGCGTCGAGGTGATCGCGCCGGCATCGCAACTGGATCCGGAGGTCGCCACCGCGGCCGAACAGCTCGCCCTGCGGATCGCCGATGAACTGGGTGTCGTCGGAGTGCTTGCGGTCGAGCTCTTCGAGACCTTTGACAGTGCACTCGTGGTGAACGAGCTGGCCATGCGGCCGCACAACTCCGGGCACTGGACCATGGACGGCGCGACGACCAGCCAGTTCGAGCAGCACCTGCGCGCCGTACTGGACTACCCGCTGGGCTCGACCACGCCGCTGGCGCCGGTGACGGTGATGGCGAACGTGCTGGGCGCGCCGACCCAGCCGCAGATGAGCATGGACGAGCGGTTGCATCACCTGTTCGGCCGGCTGCCCGAGGCCCGGGTGCACCTGTACGGCAAGGGGGAGCGGCCCGGTCGCAAGATCGGCCACGTCAACATCGTCGGCGCGGCGGGTGGCTCGCTCGACGACGAGGCGTACGTGGCGGAGGTACGCGAGCGGGCCACCCGGGCCGCGCATTGGTTGTCGCATGGCGAGTGGACGGACGGATGGAGTGCACATGAGTGA
- a CDS encoding GtrA family protein — protein sequence MSFTEATIARLPRVIRPFAERHHELIKFAIVGATTFVIDSAIFYTLKLTVLEPKPVTAKIIAGIVAVIASYVLNREWSFQNRGGRERHHEALLFFAVSGVGVLLSMAPLWVSSYMLQLRVPNVSLTVENIADFVSAYVIGNLLQMAFRFWAFRRWVFPDEMAQHAPDMTLEATMTIGGFAEAYDELSDDPQLDDSSEPRVSKTS from the coding sequence ATGTCGTTCACCGAGGCCACCATCGCGCGGCTACCGCGAGTGATCCGGCCGTTTGCCGAACGGCATCACGAGCTCATCAAGTTCGCCATTGTCGGCGCCACCACGTTCGTGATCGACTCGGCGATCTTCTACACACTCAAGCTCACCGTGCTCGAGCCCAAGCCGGTGACGGCCAAGATCATCGCCGGCATCGTCGCGGTGATCGCGTCGTACGTGCTGAACCGCGAATGGAGTTTCCAGAACCGCGGCGGCCGCGAGCGCCATCACGAGGCCCTGCTGTTCTTCGCGGTCAGTGGTGTGGGCGTGCTGCTGAGCATGGCGCCGCTGTGGGTGTCCAGCTACATGCTGCAACTGCGCGTGCCCAACGTGTCCCTGACCGTCGAGAACATCGCGGACTTCGTGTCGGCGTACGTCATCGGCAACCTGCTGCAGATGGCGTTCCGGTTCTGGGCGTTCCGCCGCTGGGTGTTCCCCGACGAGATGGCGCAGCACGCACCCGACATGACGCTCGAGGCGACCATGACAATCGGCGGTTTCGCCGAGGCCTACGACGAGCTCTCGGACGACCCTCAGCTGGACGACTCCTCCGAACCCAGGGTGTCGAAGACTTCGTGA
- a CDS encoding PH domain-containing protein — protein MGYPDNVLAADEHVVLHRHPHWKRLIGPVLVLLAGTALASFVAAVVNHTNWDSNAKNIIFAVIGVIWLVVVGWLTVWPFLNWRSTHFVITDRRVMFRRGVLTRSGIDIPLARINSVEFRHQILDRILRTGTLIIESASQDPLEFHDIPRVEQVHSLLYHEVFDTLGSEESSS, from the coding sequence ATGGGTTACCCGGACAACGTGCTGGCCGCCGACGAACATGTTGTGCTGCATCGGCACCCGCACTGGAAGCGACTGATCGGACCGGTGCTGGTGCTGCTGGCCGGGACGGCGCTGGCTTCCTTCGTCGCGGCCGTGGTCAATCACACCAATTGGGACTCGAACGCCAAGAACATCATCTTCGCGGTGATCGGAGTGATCTGGCTGGTGGTGGTCGGGTGGCTCACCGTCTGGCCGTTCTTGAACTGGCGGTCAACGCATTTCGTGATCACCGACCGCCGGGTGATGTTCCGGCGCGGGGTGCTGACGCGGTCGGGCATCGATATTCCGTTGGCCCGCATCAACAGCGTGGAGTTCCGGCACCAAATACTCGACCGGATACTGCGCACCGGCACCCTGATCATCGAATCGGCATCCCAGGATCCCCTGGAATTCCATGACATTCCGCGCGTGGAACAGGTCCACTCGCTGCTGTATCACGAAGTCTTCGACACCCTGGGTTCGGAGGAGTCGTCCAGCTGA
- a CDS encoding biotin--[acetyl-CoA-carboxylase] ligase gives MTADLLPLDAAAIQAEAGAGWRVEVVAETGSTNADLAARAQSGENVAGVALFAEDQTEGRGRQGRSWSAVPRSQILVSVGVDTTDVPSGTWGLLSLAAGLAVVEAVAEVTGVQAVLKWPNDVQVGTGKLAGILAEVAAPGSGGSPVIVVGIGLNVSMAAGELPDPAAVSLLSVGVAQPDRQRLAAVLLNRLHARIAEWRAGGNVELLAVYRKHSSTLGRSVRAELPGGREVVGQATDIDAGGALVIDSADGVVAVSAGDVVHLRPATS, from the coding sequence ATGACTGCTGACCTGCTGCCGCTGGACGCCGCGGCGATCCAGGCAGAAGCCGGCGCGGGCTGGCGGGTCGAGGTGGTGGCCGAAACCGGTTCCACCAACGCCGATCTGGCGGCGCGGGCGCAGTCCGGTGAGAATGTCGCGGGCGTGGCGCTGTTCGCCGAGGACCAGACCGAGGGCCGGGGCCGTCAGGGCCGCAGCTGGTCAGCGGTGCCGCGGTCGCAGATTCTGGTGTCGGTCGGGGTGGACACCACCGATGTGCCGAGCGGAACCTGGGGCTTGTTGTCGCTGGCGGCCGGGCTGGCCGTCGTCGAGGCGGTCGCCGAGGTGACCGGTGTGCAGGCCGTGCTCAAATGGCCCAACGATGTTCAGGTGGGCACCGGCAAACTGGCCGGGATTCTCGCGGAGGTCGCGGCACCGGGCTCCGGCGGGTCGCCCGTCATCGTCGTCGGTATCGGCCTCAATGTGTCAATGGCGGCCGGCGAACTGCCCGATCCGGCGGCCGTCTCCCTGCTGAGTGTCGGTGTGGCACAACCAGATCGGCAGCGGCTGGCAGCGGTGCTGTTGAACCGTCTGCACGCCAGGATCGCCGAGTGGCGAGCAGGTGGAAACGTCGAGTTGCTGGCCGTCTACCGCAAGCACAGCTCCACCCTGGGTCGGTCGGTGCGGGCCGAGTTGCCCGGTGGGCGCGAGGTGGTCGGGCAAGCGACCGACATCGACGCGGGCGGTGCACTGGTGATCGATTCGGCCGACGGCGTCGTCGCGGTCTCTGCCGGTGACGTCGTGCATTTGCGTCCCGCCACGAGCTGA